From the Thermococcus sp. Bubb.Bath genome, the window TATATAGTCACCCACTTGGAGGTCTTCAACGCCGGGGCCGACCTCGATGACTTCTCCAGCAACCTCATGGCCCATTATCTGAGGCGGCTTAATCCTGCTCTGCGCCCACTCGTTCCACTCGTAGATGTGGAGGTCTGTTCCGCAGATGGTCGTCGCGAGGACCTTGATGAGCACTTCACCTGGGCCGGGCTTTGGAACGTCAACCTCAACGAGCTCGGCACCATATGCCGGCTTCGTCTTCATAATGGCCTGCATCTTTTCGGACATGGCTCTCATCTCCTACATTGATGCATAGGTTTGACTGAATATAAACTTTTTCAATGAGTTTTGGAACGTGAAGAGGGGACTTGATGCCAGTTCTGTTTGTAGTTAGAACTTAAAAGCAGATATTAAGTTTGAACTTCGGGAAAAATATCCTGAAAAGTTCAACAAAGCAACGGAGGGATTATATAGGGGTATGCTCACCTGAAGGGCGACATCTCTACGGTGGTGTCTGAATTGGAGAGGAATGGGTTTGCTCCAAGGAAACCCCCCGTGAAAACAGGGGAAAAATACAGGGTGAAGATAGAGTCCCTCGGCAGAGGGGGCGATGGGATAGCCAGGATAAAGGGCTTTGTTATTTTCGTCCCCAACACGCAAGTCGGGGATGAGGTGGAAATCGTCATAAAGAACGTGAAAGAGCGATTTGCCTTCGCGGAAGTCCTAGAGTGAACACCCAGAGGGACTCTTTTGATTCGTTCCCTCTTAGTTCCATACTTTTTTCTTCCCAGACCGGAAAACTTAATAAAACAAAAATATAACAGTGTAAAGCACGGGGGGAAATGGATGGCAGTAATAGTAATGACGGGCAGGGGCGGTGCAGGAAAGACCACAACGACGGCGAACCTCAGCACTTACCTCGCCATGAGGGAGTACAGGGTTCTGGCTATTGATGGAGACCTGTACCTCCCCAACCTGGGGTTTCACTTTGGGATGGACAATGTCAAATACACGGTTCACTCCCTTCTCCACGACCCAAGTATAAACCCTGAATGGGCCATTTACAAACACCGAGAGACCGGGGTTTACGTGATGCCCGGCAGCACCAACCTCCACGATGTCGTGGGTATATCCCCACAAAAGCTGAGAGACCTCGTTGAGGAAATCAAATACAAGTTTGGGATAGTGTTCGTCGATTCTCCAACGGGGGTTCCCTTTGACACGCTCCCAACGTTTGAGGTGGCGGATTATCAAATAATCGTTGTGGAGATAGAGAGATCTCCTATCTACTCATTTGAAACGATGGTGGAAAACGAGGTTCAGAAGCTCAAGGCCCTGGGGGACGAGTACGGCCTCAAGATAGGCGTTGTTCTGAACAAAGTCCGTGAGAGTGCGGACGTCGTTGACAAGATAATAGAGGCCATTGAGGAGGACATAGGTGTTCCCGTCCTAAGCTGGGTGCCGTTTGATGAGGCGGTTCCTGAATCCATCAACGTCGGCATCCCGGTTCTCGCGTACAAGCCGAAGAGCGACTCAGCTCTTGCCTTTGCCGAGGCGGGGGAGGTCCTCGAAAGCTGGATATTCGGCTGATTCTGGAGGTGTGTTTCATGGAGATGGACTTTGATGAACTGGTTGAGAAAGTGGCGAATGGAGAGATTAAACTCCACCAGGTTGAGAAATACACGGACGGCGACAAGAAGCTCGCCACTGAAATAAGGAGGAAGGCCCTTGAGAAGAAGTTCGGGATAAGCCTTGAGAACATCGGCCACTATTCAATAGACCCAAACAGACTCATCGGGAAGAACATCGAGAACATGATAGGCGTCGTCCAGATACCCATGGGTATTGCCGGACCGCTCAAAATCAACGGCGAATAC encodes:
- a CDS encoding TRAM domain-containing protein, whose product is MVSELERNGFAPRKPPVKTGEKYRVKIESLGRGGDGIARIKGFVIFVPNTQVGDEVEIVIKNVKERFAFAEVLE
- a CDS encoding MinD/ParA family protein, which translates into the protein MAVIVMTGRGGAGKTTTTANLSTYLAMREYRVLAIDGDLYLPNLGFHFGMDNVKYTVHSLLHDPSINPEWAIYKHRETGVYVMPGSTNLHDVVGISPQKLRDLVEEIKYKFGIVFVDSPTGVPFDTLPTFEVADYQIIVVEIERSPIYSFETMVENEVQKLKALGDEYGLKIGVVLNKVRESADVVDKIIEAIEEDIGVPVLSWVPFDEAVPESINVGIPVLAYKPKSDSALAFAEAGEVLESWIFG